In Oligoflexia bacterium, a single window of DNA contains:
- a CDS encoding vWA domain-containing protein has translation MQKTIKQRLFTSTWLRLIGFVLILMVQHAHAQIYNQDKVLCVQADFVFVIDISGSVSSEATKEVVDAFMAEIDRYEVDENAIRIGFIVFNDGVVYEQQLTGDEETIHQSITNITSLVRGSGTNILEALEKAKTMFEQSFYERPAEIHRGMILLSDGDPLWHAVLPAVEYDLEDVKQQPFFYKEGVGMFVGGEAKIAQGIEQAKHSEIQLSRQIQRLSDYFGFDQKVEIFTLNIAEPEQPMDEQHPHDLASPQPKQDGFVLDAVEHYLGKSYVELIQWIDSLSICN, from the coding sequence ATGCAAAAAACAATAAAACAAAGGCTGTTCACGAGCACTTGGCTTAGGTTGATTGGGTTTGTATTAATTCTGATGGTTCAGCATGCTCATGCTCAAATATACAATCAAGATAAAGTATTGTGTGTGCAAGCAGACTTTGTCTTTGTCATTGATATTTCTGGTAGTGTTTCGTCTGAAGCAACTAAAGAAGTGGTGGATGCCTTCATGGCTGAGATAGACCGCTATGAGGTTGATGAAAACGCCATACGTATTGGTTTTATTGTGTTCAACGATGGGGTTGTTTATGAGCAGCAACTAACCGGTGATGAAGAAACCATCCATCAAAGTATAACAAATATCACCTCTTTAGTCCGAGGCAGTGGGACCAATATTTTAGAAGCTCTAGAAAAAGCAAAAACCATGTTTGAACAATCTTTTTATGAAAGACCTGCTGAGATTCACAGAGGTATGATTCTATTGTCAGATGGTGACCCCCTTTGGCATGCAGTACTACCTGCCGTTGAGTATGATTTAGAAGATGTCAAACAGCAACCGTTCTTTTATAAAGAAGGTGTGGGCATGTTTGTGGGGGGTGAGGCAAAAATTGCACAAGGTATTGAGCAGGCCAAACACAGTGAAATACAACTTTCAAGACAAATACAAAGATTGTCAGATTATTTTGGTTTTGATCAAAAAGTTGAAATTTTTACGTTGAATATTGCAGAACCTGAACAGCCAATGGACGAACAACATCCCCATGATTTGGCCAGTCCACAACCCAAACAAGATGGTTTTGTATTGGATGCAGTGGAGCATTACTTGGGAAAATCCTATGTAGAGTTAATTCAATGGATTGATAGCTTATCCATTTGCAATTAA
- a CDS encoding MBL fold metallo-hydrolase produces MNNNPIFFKQFEIGPMANFIYLIGDPKTRTAAVVDPAWDVDAIIKLAEQEGYQISDILITHGHPDHINGVEDMIAKTGAKVHMHKDEMPWLGEFKETAIKTDNETIINVGQIPIRCIHTPGHTPGSQCFMVDERLVSGDTLFIGGCGRTDLPGGDAEKLYESLYHRLSKVDDEVILCPGHNYADVKQRKMREEKKDNPYLQFETVQAFIGQRDPFASQEDE; encoded by the coding sequence ATGAATAACAACCCCATTTTTTTTAAACAGTTTGAAATTGGTCCCATGGCCAATTTTATTTATTTGATTGGTGATCCTAAAACCAGAACAGCAGCCGTGGTTGATCCAGCTTGGGATGTGGACGCCATTATCAAGCTAGCGGAGCAAGAAGGTTATCAGATCAGTGATATTTTGATTACGCATGGTCATCCAGATCATATCAACGGGGTAGAGGATATGATTGCCAAAACTGGAGCTAAGGTGCACATGCACAAGGATGAAATGCCATGGTTGGGAGAATTTAAGGAAACCGCCATTAAAACCGATAATGAAACCATTATTAACGTTGGACAAATTCCTATTCGCTGCATTCACACCCCAGGACATACGCCGGGTTCTCAATGTTTTATGGTAGATGAACGGTTGGTCTCTGGAGATACTTTATTTATAGGGGGCTGTGGCCGAACCGATTTACCTGGAGGCGATGCAGAAAAACTTTATGAGAGCTTGTATCATCGTTTAAGTAAGGTTGATGATGAAGTGATTTTATGTCCTGGCCATAACTATGCTGATGTAAAGCAAAGAAAAATGCGAGAAGAAAAAAAGGATAATCCATATTTACAATTTGAAACGGTTCAAGCCTTTATTGGTCAGCGTGATCCTTTTGCTAGCCAAGAAGATGAATAG